The nucleotide window ttcccctcgtgaggaagctgcagaccccgGTGAGGTCCGACCTCAGCCTCCCCTTCTCCGGGCTGAACACACCGAGagccctcagccgctcctcctACGGATGCTCTACACCCTCCCCTACCGTGGTTGCCCCCCGTGCTGTGTGTACTGGTGCCTGCCCTCCGCTGCCCGcgggtgtctgtgtgtgccgGTGCCTCCCCTCACGCctctcccctcacaccctcccgcCCGTCCCCGCGGGCGGCCGCGCGCGCCCCGGCGCCACCTGGCGGTCACTGCCCCGCAGCGCTGCCCGCGCCAAGAtggcgccccgcgcccgccccgaGGGCCCCGCAGGGCCCGTCCGGCCTCAGCGCTGAGGTCTGAAACAAATCCCGCTGAACACACCTCAGCTGTGATGAAACTAGGGGGTGACAGGTGTTTCTTAGTCAAACTGTAATTGCACGGACACTAAAGCTGCATAAGCCGGCGCTGGTGATGGAAGCGTTCTGCTCATCCCATCACCATGTCCCTCGGCCAGCCCTGTGCATGTGAGGGGACACACAGCGGGATCAACCAGGAAACTGCTGGGTTGAAAACCGCCCATTTATTCCTTTGCCGCCTCATTTTAGCCCAGCTGAGCTCTCAGTCCATGGCACAGCCGTCTTCATGCCAGCACTGCCCAAGGGGAAGGGATGGGTTCAATCTTCCTGGAGCAGTGATAACTTACCATGAAACTTCAGCCAAAGGCTCAACAGCACCACTTCTACATGGCATTTAATGTTCCACTGCTGATCCTCCTGTTTAtttaagcaaagaaaacaaagcaaaattaaaccCATTACTTCATTTTGTAACTTGGAGGGGAACAGTCCACAGCCTGGCTTTGAGGTCAGCTTTCCTTTCATGCTTTGGTTTGAGCACTATATACTGTGCCCATAGTAGTATCTCTTTCTCACCACTTCTTTAGATGTCTTTATTTCTCCACAGCAAATCTCCTCCCTCTTTACTCCACACCTGGAATAAGAGAAGTTTTTTTTACTCCCCATCACCACTCCTTTCATTTTGCCTCAGCATTGTGTTCCCATTCAACCTTATGACAATTTACCTGCTTTTCCcatggatatttttaatatcaagCTCTCTCCTTGATAAGAATATTTGGGTCAGGTATTTTATATCATCAACTGTTCAGGCCCATCAGACATGAATATGGTGTTCTAACATCACACTTTATGAAGgaacatgaaaaaagaaaatccagcaCTAAACCTCTTCTATGAAGTTTTCCAAAAAGCCTTTGTTGGGATTCACAGTGCTCTCCTAGCAAGTCATTAAGGTGAGAAGgcagaaaagtttaaaaatagcCAAAGCAGACAAGCACAGAGCTCTGTATAACTCTGGAGACTCCAGCAGGAACACTGAGTATTGCTGCAAATGAGCAGGGCTTCAGTATCATGGCAGCTCCAGAATCCTGAACAAACCCTCCTGAGGACCAATAATCTGGGTCTGAGAGGGAGCAAGGAATGGAATGCCAGGTGTATTTCCACAGTGAACATCTGTCCTAGCTCTTTACAGGATACATTCACATCAGGCAGAATAATGTCACCCAGGAGAGGCTTGAGAGGCCAAGTCTTCTACTAGACTACACAAATATCTTATTTTGTATTCAGCAGTATTGtagtctttttttcttggtacAACCACTACACAAACTAAACCTCATAATGAAAATTAGAAGTCATATGCTTGAGGAAATAGTTATTGctaattgaaaattaaaaactgcaaaattaagGCAACTCTCTGTGCAAAGGAATCCAAAAGCTCCATTCTGATTTCCATGGTGCTGAAATACATGACTGAGGTGAGCTGGCAGGGCCAGGCCCACCCGAAGAGACACTCAAGAAAACGCTGCCACAAAAGCTGTGATTAATTCCCAAGTAGGAAAACACCTAAATGACACTGCTGCTTTGAGCAGGCTACCAATGTAAGTGctgaacacaaaaccaaaacacagatCCCAAGCTTTGGATGTAAGCAGTCTGACTTCTTGCAAATCATTGACAACCACATATAAAGAAGGAATTGATGGAGAGATGGTTTTGGGGAAGGCATGGGGAAAAAATTTCTCTCAATGGTGAAACTGAACaagtttccctttctttttcttggcaacaaaaataaatcacaacAACATTTTACTGTCAAAATGAAGGAAGGGGGCAAGGGAAGCTGCTTTAAAAGCTGGTTTAGAAGTATCTTTTATCTTAACAAGGGAAAACTTTAATCTGCCCAAAGAGGTGGGATAAGAGCTTTCTACAAGTCAGAAAGGGGAACACTCCCAAGTGCTCCCCACTTCAGGTTTTGGAgccttcctctcttcttttgGGGTGGGAGAGCATCTCAGCCTGAAAAGGGCAACTTCAAACCCTCCCTCTTGCCTTCAGGGATCTgaagtgtcccctgtcccttacCGGGACTGTGACAGTGCAAGACCCCGCTGTCACAGCATGGACTCACCGGCTGCACTCGGGGAATTGGCCACTCCTCGGACCCTCAAACCCAGCATTGTTCCACTCAATCACAGCGGCGCTCAGAGCCCGCCCTCACTCACACACACCGGCAGGCTTGGTTTCCACAAACCAAATAACAAGCACCAGCCAgagtaattaagaaaaaaaaacaacaaccaaacccacgaaaaaaccctaaaaaccAAGAGCATGGAAATTCTTACTCTGCAGCTCAACTTTACCGAGCACCGCATCCCAGACGCGGGAGTCCTGCAGACCTGTCCCGGCTCGTCCCGAGGGAACATCAGCACCCCGCGCTGCCCACGGACCCACCGGGCACGGCCGGGACGGCTCCTCGCACAGCCCCGCCAGGGTTCGGGGAGGGGGCTCGGGAGGCTCTGCGGCTGCCGCGGGGCGAGCTCGGGGGCTGCGGTGCCCGGCGGGGGCAGCGGGACCCGGTGGGACCGGGCCGGGcaggggaggctgcagggaccCGGTACAGCCCCGCCGGGATCCCCGGCCCTTCCCCGGCCGCAGCTGCAGcctgcccgccccgccggggcaGCCTCTCGGTGCCCGCTGACGGACCGGTCCAGGCACCCACCTCCTCCCCGGGGGCTCGGGCAGCTCCGCCGAGCTCCTCAGCCCTCGCCCGGGGCTCCGGGGGCTCCTTCGGCCGCAGCACCCCCTGGTCCCGGCTGGTCCCGGGCCCGGCTCACGGCTcccggcggagcggggcgggctcTGCGTCCAGTCTCAGTCACCAGGACATGAAAGGTTGCAGAGGAAAATGCAGCTTTAAGGTGCTCGGAATTTCTCCATCCCTGTTGGTGAGTATTGAAAGGACGTGAGGTCAGAGACGTTCAGCTCTAGATTATGCAGAGAAGAACTGACACACTGCTTGGGTCACAACAAGATCCTGCCCTtatcccttccctccatccttttccctttcttttccttctgcattcccttcttcctttctaCAGCCTAGAGATCCATGTACTAACCACCTGAAGCATACTTGAAAGATAGTTAATAACTATCTTCCTTGTTAATAACTATTTCTTGTTAATAACTATTTCTTGTTAATAACTATTTCTTGTTAATAACTATTTCTTGTTAATAACTATTTCTTGTTAATAACTATTTCTTGTTAATAACTATTTCTTGTTAATAACTATTTCTTGTTAATAACTATTTCTTGTTAATAACTATTTCTTGTTAATAACTATTTCTTGTTAATAACTATTTCTTGTTAATAACTATTTCTTGTTAATAACTATTTCTTGTTAATAACTATTTCTTGTTAATAACTATTTCTTGTTAATAACTATTTCTTGTTAATAACTATTAACAACGTTTAATAAAAACACCTAAATTGTCTTTTGCAAGtagtttttttgctttaagtTTTAGCTCATTTGTTCATGagtttgcaaaaaaacccctacttTTCCAGTTTTacagcacaggacagaaagAGTATGAGAGGCAGGCTCAGTAACAAGGTTATTAGTGGATTTAAGCTATTAGGATGTGATTACAAAAAAAGCCATTATCAGTAACTGGGTGTTGCGGGTGCTCACATGAAAGCATTCTGGAGAAGCCACTGCACCACAGAAGACAAGAATCTTGTGCTCCCAAAGTGGAAGCAACAAATATGCTCTTCTAGACCTTCTTAAACATAACATCACAGAGCCTGAAACCAGCCTTTCACACTGATGAAATGCGAAGTATTTCCTTATACTACCAGGTAATTAAATAGTAGTTCAAGTGGGAAGGAATGTTATCTGGAAGGACAGGATATGATATCTTATTAGCAACACTTCTGAACCCTAAAAACTGCTGGTTCAATAGCACAGCACTTCTTCAATTGCTTTGTGCTTCATAGCtttaaagcacttttaaaaTCAAGCACACAACATTTAGTCCTCAGAGACAAAATTATCTCCTATTTGAGTGGCAAAGTACACAAGTGATCATCGTAGCTGCACAAGGAGTCTGAATTCTTATATCTTGGCTGCAATCTTGCCTCTCCAAGAACCAGCCATACCATTTCTTGCATACTTCTACAGCATCCAAGAACAATATTCTAACTGTCTGATACATTTTTCCTCATGTTAGCATTGGAAGCCATTTATGAAGCTACCTTAAAGCTGATTATTCTTCTACTACCACATGCAACTACAATCCCAGTATCTGAGCATTGATACTTGTGTTGCAAAAGATGTGTGTTTGTCAGAAGTAATTCTGGCAAGTCTGAAACTAGAATGTCACTGCTAGTTTTAAGATAAAAACCTTCAAAGGTGTATTTAGTACTAGTCTAAATCTTTCTCCTGGTGTACTGAGGAGAGGAGGATTTTCATTTTGTTACTCACGAAAATCCAGGGATGTCTTTTTATCTGTAACCATACATGAATTTTCAATTTCATAAAGTAACTCAAGTCCTAACACCTTGTTAAGAGCTTGTCACCTTGAGAGAAGTTAAATACTGCTGGTGTTTAAGGGTTGGATGTTATGGCAGTTAACAGCTGCATTCCTTCCTCGAGGAGGCAGCAGTAGGGAAAGTTAGTCTTCCTTTAAATTAGTTCCTCAGTTTAAGAAAACTACCTGTAGGTATTAGTGATTTCTAGAACTGGCATTGCTGCCCTGCCTGAGTGGGTACTTCAGTCTCAGCCACTGGAAgtgtcccagcccagctcctggactgtgcctcctctgcagagccaggcCTGTCAAGCTCCCTTTATCCTCACAGATCCAGGCATTCCTGAGGACACAGCTCCTGCAATAACCCATCCCCTTGATTCCTAGTAGATTATACTTAGGACAAATTCTCCCATACACAGAACCTCGCAGGAAGACATCAAAATCTTAATGGATACTTATGTTCCAGCTAAGTggcctgtgctcctgctgcaaaGAGCATGAGCTGCCTCAGGAGTGACCCCAGAGCCTGTGTCCTGAGCCAAGGAATGCTGGAGAGGGTGCATTTGCAGAGCCCACAGGGGCACACCACAGCACCCCAGGGGCACACCACAGCACCCCAGGGGCACACCACAGCACCCCAGGGGCACACCACAGCACCCCAGCATTCCTTCAAAGTGTCCATGCAGAGTCAAGAAAACTATTCCAGCTCCAAGACACCGAGGCCCAAGTGGCCAGGGGAGCAGCCTGGGTTCTTTCAGCAGCACACTGAGACACTGCAATGGTGTTCTCAGCCCTTCTGTCCCCCCCCAAAGGCTACATCAGCAAGGATGAAAAGCACTGGCCCACACAAGTGAAACAGGCCTGCAGACATGGAGGGAGGTGCAGAACAGGAGTCCTGTGCTCGGCCTCAGAGcagcaaaaacaaaagccacaCACAAAGGGCTGAACACAGCTCGAGTCTCTGGTCACTGGGTAAATGTTTACAGGGGCTGCAAAGGCAAAAGAGATGGGAGAAAACATTTGCAAGTAAAATGGGTGAGTTAAAACAGACAGTTGGCCCAATACTTACAGTGGCAGTGACAACCCCACatccccagcagcacctggcaCAGGTGAGGGAGGGTGAGGAACCACCTCCCAGGCCTCAGGACCCAAACTCTGGAGGAGCAGTGCTCAGGCAGGCACTTGTTGTAGGAGTCAGCATTTGCAGCTACTGCAGGAACAAGCACAGCACAGGTTAGTCAAGAGGACCAAGGAGAAGTGTCTGGAAGCCTGGTGACCTCCcagtgcagagctctgctccagggaaggCACGGGAAGCACGGGGTGAAGCCTGGCAGGAGAACACAGCCTGCTGAGCTGCCCAGGAGGAAAAcgtgaaacatttttatttatctgacaaagtaattgagaaaaaaaacattttatttctatatcCATTTATTTCAGTCTGTAAAAATATAAGACTAATATACAACTACATCTAGCTTGATTTTGTAAAATCAATCTTCATTCAGTGAGATACCAATGTACATTATACATTAAAGTCGTAAGAAAAATACTGATATTTGACATTTTAAACAAGTTCATTCATGTAAAAATCACATTGCAAGTaaaatttaattagaaaatacatAATATTCACAAAAATACACATGTTAAAGACAGCTTGTGAGAACATTGTCCTAAATTTAACTCaggtgtggaaaaaaaaaatatgattcaCAGTTAGGCTTGACTTCTCCAGTACCACAGCAGAACTTCAAAGTAAATGCATCTTAATTCTATTAAGAATTTGTTCTTCTTCCTATTAAGGTGCACTTAGATCTCCCATTGCAAGGGAGGAATGACTTGTCCCCCCACTGTGTATGTACAACATATAACACTAGTCAAAGGAATTGTAGTTTTTCATTCcattctgaaataatttggatacttataaattaatttataaaatctGGATTGAAAATACAATTTACATACACAGGATAGTCAATACACAAAGATTACATCAATAGCAGCGTAATATTGTCAATCATGCTCAGCATCCTCACCATCACCTCtagattttttcctctttttttttttagctaaagATAAAATCTATATAAAACAGTCAAGCCTTTAAGTATTGTCTTCcagggagaaaacaggaaagatgTTAAAAATTTAGGAGGTAGTGAATGAAAGGCTAACAATatcagcatattttaaaaaaccttaTAGTGAACCCCAGTatcatttatatataaaattaagtTTAGCCACTCGTAATCAACCATTGATCATCCTGAAGTagcaatttaaaaatcttttgtaATTAACAGTGTATGCATTAGTAAGATATGGAAGAACTTTAGGAACTTTGTGGTAACTGCAGCATTAAGCAATTACATGCTGTGCAGTCTGTCATTGTAGCTGTAAAtacacactttaaaaaaaaaaagcatttttaggtTTATTCTTTAATGTTTTCATCAAGTCCCAAATGCTTCGTTTTACTACATGTTACCAAATGTCTGtagaacagaacatgatataTGTCAAAAAGAATATTACCTCACGTTTAGATGAATCAGTTTGCAGGAAAGGTCCTAAGGATGAACTCTCATGCAGTTTAGAGTAGGACCCCAGTTAAATTTCTCCAAGTCCTTAATACTGGCATGTATATTCCAACTATTCCCACCCCTGCtccaagcacagcctggctgaCACACCAGACTtgggctgggagctgagcaGTTCCCTTGCCAGCTGGGCATTCCCAGACTCAGCCCAAGCCATGATCCAAGCTGCAAAACACTCCTGGACATCAGCTCCAGAAGGGATTTCCATGGAATGAAAGCATTACACCTGCATTAAGTGCACTACCAGTTCATTCTCTGTACCTGTGGACCTCATGTCTTCCCATCCAAGTGCCTTTATTCCTTCGATTATTCACAATACATTCAAGTAAACCAAAGGCACAGAAGTGCAAACTAGCAGAATAATGAGCCTCACCCTCCACTGGTGATTTCATACAGGAAGGAAAGTCTtttgataaaggaaaaaaaaaaaagatattttaaagtaaacaaTCTTCCTTAAAGAAAGGAAGTGTAAAGCAGCACTGAGAGAAAACACGTACAGGTAAAGTCTACTTGTTGCAGAATGAGTATTTCTTGTCCTCATTTCACACTAACTGGGTGTAGttacttcatttttaataaCTATTAGCAAAATAAGTGAAACACTTCAAAGTTCTTGCTCTTGTAAAAGGTTCCAGGGCCTCTCCTTATACACACCGAAGAAACCATAAATAAGTGTGAGGCCAGAGCACCCTCACCTGTATTTGCAGAGCACCAGTGCCTGCTGTGCCTACTCTCCATAAATCCTAAAGGCCATGGATGCCTCTCTTGGCAAGGTTTGAGAACACCCCTGCTCACGAGATACCCATTtcaaatgtgcattttttttaacaccaaACAGCaggggctcctgcagcagtgtTTGCATCCTCACAAAAACCTTAAACAAATACAGCTTTAGCCTCTGATAGTCTGTGAAGACCTTTACAGACGCCTTAACATTAAACTTACAGTTAGTCTCCTGTTAGTAAAGTTACCAGAGGTAGATGTTTCCTCAAGAtagactgaggggaaaaaagaaaggggttAGTGTCCCTTCCCACTCATCCTGTCTTCCCAGAGGGTAGAACATGCTCCCAAGCACCTGACTCCTGGCTCTGGTGAGCACAGGACCACAGGACAGAACTGGTACTTCCTACTTAGAGCCTATGGGATCCCTGGGGACAAGCTCCAGCCATCCTCCTGCCCAATCTTGTTACTTCCCATCTCACTTTCCTGACACAACTTATGTTCCCAGAGAAGAGTCAGGTTGGGAACTGAGTGCCAAAGCGGTAAAGCAGGAGATacaaaaaggggaaagggaaaaacaaggcTAGAATCCTCCCCTGCAAGAAACCCAGTGAGTGCAGCTGGTtgcacacacacctgtgtgCTCACAGCATCAGGACTTGTCAGTgttgctgcacagagcagctctggaatATCCCAAACACCCAGCCAGGGGCACACAAAGATCTGCATTTACAGTTCAGTCCGTTATAATGGGTAAGTTCATATCACATGGCTCAAACAAGTTGTAGTAAAGCCTCATTCTgatttaagactttttttaatcCAGGGATTTAACTTAAGCTGTTCTAACTTGTTCAGGTTTGAAGAAAGTCACTTTTTACATTATCCAGACTCACTACAACAAACCTTTGCCAGTAGAAACCCTTACAGCTTCCACTAGGACTGCAATTTTAACAGAGATTATGTTATGCTATTTCCATAGCATTAAGTTTACATTTGATTTCTTTGTAATTTATGGGGATTAGCAACTAAATCCAACGATGTCTGTAAAATATTGCAAACTAAAATGAGAACAGGTCTTTGATGCACTAATGTTAAGACTTTTCacatttgaatttcaaaatCAGAGTCATTAAAAGTAAGCTTGCCTGGCCATTAGAACCAGGAAAGGTGCATGACTAACGAGCCTGTGGTTGCACATTCACCTACAACGGAACAGTCACCCTCCAAGCCCCCAGCTCCAAACAACTGTGCTCCCTGTGTCAGCCAGGGAACAGCCCAGCCAcctccagctcttcccaccCACCTCCAGCTTATCTTCCAGCTTCCTCCTGCACAGAGCCCcacaagcagctctgcagcccagggcaggagtgAGGTGGCTAAAGCAGCTCCATCACACGTAAGCAGCACTTCACATGAACGTGAAACCACAGGACATTAGATAGTCAGCCTCACACATAATTAAGTTTACTTCTATAGAACCAGTAGTATTCgacattaataataaaaaaatcaagtacCTTTAAAAGAAAGCTCACAGGCATCTCTTAGCTATCCTTcattttcaatttaaattttcCTCATCCGATTTCAGCCATTTATCAATTATCTTCCAGCTTTGTGAATTATTTACATTGAAGTGCAGAATCAACGAAGTTAGTTAACTTACATAATTTTGAATTTCTtgtatttacttttttccctcctcttaaTCTAACTGCAGTGCTTGGTAGATGGAGAGGTATCAAATGTATTACATATTAAGCCCAATTAAAACATGTATGGCATCCTTACTTAATACAAAGTACACCAATGGAATTTCATAGTGTTATTATAGTTCCATCTTCTTCCAACGACTTACGCCCAGGATCTGGTACATCATATTCCATGCTACTGCTGCCTGCTGAGTGATTGGAGTTCATCTCACTGGAAGGCAGGAACCCATTTTGTGTGGACTCGTGAAGGAGTTCAATTTGTGACAACGATTCTATGCTTTCGCTGGTAGGTGCCGCTTTTGGGATCTGCTGTGGCTCCCCACTATCTTCAATAATAATGTCCTCTTCGTCGCTCTCCTCTTCTCCTTGCAAGAGGCTTCCCAGAATATTTGGTGTGCTGCTTGGAAGGCTGGACTCAGTGGACTGGCTGGAGCTGCCCGAAGTCCGACTGTTCCTCACGACATTGTTCCTCTGGTTGGCGGGTCTGACCGTGATGATCAGGTTGCGGCTGTTTGCAATCATCATGTCTGTAACTTGATCGAGGCTTTTGCCCGACACCTCTATTCCATTCACCTCCAGCACCTCGTCATTGACAGCCAGTAAGCCTGTGCTCTGAGCCAGCCCTCCAGGGACAAGCCTGGAGATGAAAATCCCCGGCACTTTCTCTAAGCCGTGCGGTGTCACCCTGACGCT belongs to Pseudopipra pipra isolate bDixPip1 chromosome 17, bDixPip1.hap1, whole genome shotgun sequence and includes:
- the PARD6B gene encoding partitioning defective 6 homolog beta — protein: MNRAQRGAAGSRGLGTMEVKSKFGAEFRRFSLERSKPGKFEEFYGLLQHVHKIPNVDVLVGYTDIHGDLLPINNDDNYHKAVSTANPLLRIFIQRKEDADYSAFGTDTMTRKKNVLSNVLRPDNHKKKPHIVISMPQDFRPVSSIIDVDILPETHRRVRLYKYGTDKPLGFYIRDGSSVRVTPHGLEKVPGIFISRLVPGGLAQSTGLLAVNDEVLEVNGIEVSGKSLDQVTDMMIANSRNLIITVRPANQRNNVVRNSRTSGSSSQSTESSLPSSTPNILGSLLQGEEESDEEDIIIEDSGEPQQIPKAAPTSESIESLSQIELLHESTQNGFLPSSEMNSNHSAGSSSMEYDVPDPGRKSLEEDGTIITL